In Persicimonas caeni, a single window of DNA contains:
- a CDS encoding DsbA family protein has translation MKFRLFRVVVMLSSLWMASCSSSPPQETDQAPVEQTADKAGTEEQENPNEAESDILPVGDSPVLGKADAPVTIVAFSDLQCPFCARGATTMHRLVDKYPNDVRVVFKHYPLPFHQQADEAAKATIAAGNQGKFWEMHDWLFENQRQFKVHQNGFKEWTSQRAKEMGLNVEQFEADFDAPATQKQIDDDMKLGQDVAVRGTPHFFVNGERVRGAKPLAEFEAVVKRKLKQANELLSEDGVSREALYKKAVAENYTKPEPPKRRKSHKPKTRVEYVPVSDQDPMFGNTKDPLVTIVEFSDFQCPFCAKVTPTLDQISKEYGDQVRVVFKQLPLAMHAQAKPAARAALAAHEQGAFWEMHDKLFEKQREMRANADNFDAWAIDVAQEIGLDVAKFEKDYNSDAIAQKVEDDLELAQKVGARGTPNFWINGVNLRGAQPFPEFKAEIDKQIKLAEQLRDDKGLEGEALYKAAVAKNEADNPQKDDKPAVRKKPEPKIDTSKLVVGQAPILGPKDAPVTIFVFSDFQCPYCKRGIQNAEAALKKHPDEVRLVYKHYPLPFHKEAKPAAKAAMAAGEQGKFWEMHDKLFEKQREMRKHSADFDAWVAGLAKEMGLDVAQFKEDMKKPEYDKIIEADMKMGREVGVRGTPVFFVNGVRVVGAQPTSKFDSTIKEELDEAK, from the coding sequence ATGAAGTTTCGATTGTTTCGAGTCGTCGTGATGCTTTCGAGCCTGTGGATGGCGAGTTGTTCTAGCAGCCCACCGCAAGAGACCGACCAAGCACCGGTGGAGCAAACCGCCGACAAGGCGGGCACCGAAGAGCAAGAGAATCCCAACGAGGCCGAAAGCGACATCCTTCCCGTCGGCGACAGCCCGGTGCTGGGCAAGGCCGACGCCCCGGTGACCATCGTCGCCTTCTCCGACCTGCAGTGCCCATTCTGCGCACGTGGCGCCACCACGATGCACCGCCTCGTCGACAAATACCCCAACGACGTGCGCGTGGTCTTCAAGCACTACCCGCTGCCGTTCCACCAGCAGGCCGACGAGGCCGCCAAGGCGACCATCGCCGCCGGCAACCAGGGCAAGTTCTGGGAGATGCACGACTGGCTGTTCGAAAACCAGCGACAGTTCAAGGTCCACCAAAACGGCTTCAAGGAGTGGACCTCCCAGCGCGCCAAAGAGATGGGCTTGAACGTCGAGCAATTCGAGGCCGACTTCGACGCCCCCGCCACCCAGAAGCAGATCGACGACGATATGAAGCTCGGCCAAGACGTCGCCGTGCGCGGCACGCCGCACTTCTTCGTCAACGGCGAGCGCGTCCGGGGCGCCAAGCCGCTGGCGGAGTTCGAGGCGGTGGTGAAACGCAAGCTGAAGCAAGCCAACGAGTTGCTCTCGGAGGACGGCGTGAGCCGCGAGGCGCTCTACAAAAAGGCCGTGGCCGAAAACTACACCAAGCCCGAGCCGCCCAAGCGCAGAAAGTCGCACAAGCCAAAGACCAGAGTCGAGTATGTGCCGGTCAGCGACCAGGACCCGATGTTCGGCAACACCAAAGACCCGCTAGTGACCATCGTCGAGTTCAGCGACTTCCAATGTCCCTTCTGCGCGAAGGTGACTCCGACGCTCGACCAGATCAGCAAAGAGTACGGCGACCAGGTACGCGTGGTCTTCAAGCAGCTTCCGCTGGCCATGCACGCCCAGGCCAAGCCGGCCGCGCGCGCCGCGCTCGCCGCCCACGAGCAGGGCGCGTTCTGGGAGATGCACGACAAGCTGTTCGAGAAGCAGCGCGAAATGCGCGCCAACGCCGACAACTTCGACGCGTGGGCGATTGATGTCGCCCAAGAGATCGGTCTGGACGTGGCCAAGTTCGAGAAGGACTACAACTCCGACGCCATCGCCCAGAAGGTCGAAGACGACCTGGAACTGGCGCAGAAAGTCGGCGCCCGCGGCACGCCCAACTTCTGGATCAACGGCGTCAACCTGCGTGGCGCTCAGCCTTTTCCGGAGTTCAAAGCCGAGATCGACAAGCAGATCAAACTCGCCGAGCAGCTTCGCGACGACAAAGGCCTCGAGGGGGAGGCGCTCTATAAGGCCGCCGTCGCCAAAAACGAAGCGGACAACCCGCAAAAAGATGACAAGCCGGCCGTGCGTAAAAAGCCCGAGCCCAAGATCGACACCAGCAAGCTCGTGGTCGGTCAGGCTCCCATCTTGGGCCCGAAGGACGCTCCGGTGACCATCTTCGTCTTCTCCGACTTCCAGTGCCCCTACTGCAAGCGGGGCATTCAGAACGCCGAAGCTGCCCTCAAGAAGCACCCGGACGAGGTGCGTCTGGTCTACAAGCACTACCCGTTGCCGTTCCACAAGGAGGCCAAGCCGGCTGCCAAGGCGGCCATGGCTGCCGGTGAGCAAGGCAAGTTCTGGGAGATGCACGACAAGCTGTTCGAAAAGCAGCGCGAGATGAGGAAGCACAGCGCCGACTTCGACGCGTGGGTCGCGGGACTCGCCAAGGAGATGGGCCTCGACGTCGCTCAGTTCAAAGAGGACATGAAGAAGCCCGAGTACGACAAGATTATCGAAGCCGACATGAAGATGGGTCGAGAAGTGGGCGTGCGAGGCACCCCGGTATTCTTCGTCAACGGCGTGCGCGTGGTCGGCGCCCAGCCCACCTCGAAGTTCGACAGCACCATCAAAGAGGAACTCGACGAGGCGAAGTGA
- a CDS encoding DsbA family protein, with the protein MLNKSLVALLAALSLFAAACSGGEATRKDNGEPSDSLTAQSDKTAQEARAKRVDVADSKIIPVGDSPQQGPADAAVTIVAFSDFQCPFCSRGAAIVDELLADDDYKGKVRVVFKHYPLPFHRQAKDASRAAMAAGEQGKFWEMHDLLFDNQREFRGKDTAQMKELTAGYAEQLGLDVEQFRADFDKPAYAAEIEEDLELVEKLDVRGTPNFYINGVNIVGAQPLDRFQEIVDEQLEMAARKKKEGVSADQMYQTLVAANYAEAQARGEVDAKPPEPEQIVEMVPVDKDDAVKGSADKALVTVVEFSDFQCPFCSRAASTVDRIEEKYGDKVRVVFKHLPLPFHQEADEAAKLAMAAQKEGKFWEMHDLLFEHQSALREEGTFVDLGKKVGLSERQVERALASDTYQKRLEEDIKQAQKVGARGTPTFFINGVQLVGAQPFSAFEAVIDEQIEVAEKLQKDKKVSGEKLYEAAVAYNKANAPSPEAGAGAGDEEPAPRVDTSKLSVDKDQVRGPADAKVTVFVFSDFQCPYCRMGAQRFDEALENVKDEVKVVYKHYPLPFHKEAEPAAKAAMAAGEQGKFWAMHDLLFQNQQRLTEEGIYAELAKKLGLDVEKFEKDMGKKAYDEQIAADMKQGDAIGVRGTPSFFIDGTRVVGAQQPETFEKAIKEALSEKQ; encoded by the coding sequence ATGCTAAATAAGTCGCTTGTCGCGCTTCTGGCCGCTCTCTCCCTTTTCGCCGCCGCCTGCTCTGGCGGCGAAGCCACCCGCAAAGACAACGGCGAGCCCAGCGATTCGCTGACCGCTCAGTCCGACAAGACCGCCCAGGAGGCTCGCGCCAAGAGGGTCGACGTCGCCGACAGCAAGATCATTCCCGTGGGCGACTCGCCGCAGCAGGGGCCGGCCGACGCGGCCGTGACCATCGTGGCGTTCTCGGACTTCCAGTGCCCCTTCTGCTCGCGGGGCGCGGCCATCGTCGACGAGCTCCTCGCCGACGACGACTACAAGGGCAAGGTTCGGGTGGTCTTCAAGCACTACCCGCTGCCGTTCCACCGCCAGGCCAAAGACGCCTCGCGTGCGGCCATGGCCGCCGGTGAGCAGGGCAAGTTCTGGGAGATGCACGACCTGCTCTTCGACAACCAGCGCGAGTTTCGCGGCAAAGACACCGCCCAGATGAAGGAGCTGACCGCCGGTTATGCCGAGCAGCTCGGCCTCGACGTCGAGCAGTTCAGAGCCGACTTCGACAAGCCCGCCTACGCCGCCGAGATCGAAGAGGATCTCGAGCTCGTCGAAAAGCTCGACGTGCGCGGCACCCCCAACTTCTACATCAACGGCGTCAACATCGTCGGCGCCCAGCCGCTCGACCGCTTCCAAGAGATCGTCGACGAACAGCTCGAGATGGCCGCCCGAAAGAAGAAGGAGGGCGTCTCCGCCGACCAGATGTACCAGACGCTGGTCGCCGCTAACTACGCAGAGGCCCAGGCCCGCGGTGAGGTCGACGCCAAGCCGCCCGAACCCGAGCAGATCGTCGAGATGGTCCCCGTCGACAAAGACGACGCCGTCAAAGGCTCGGCCGACAAGGCGTTGGTCACCGTCGTCGAATTCAGCGACTTCCAGTGCCCTTTCTGCAGCAGAGCTGCGTCGACCGTCGACCGGATCGAGGAGAAGTACGGTGACAAGGTGCGCGTGGTCTTCAAGCACCTGCCGCTGCCGTTCCACCAGGAGGCCGACGAGGCCGCCAAGCTAGCCATGGCCGCCCAAAAAGAGGGCAAGTTCTGGGAAATGCACGACCTGCTCTTCGAACATCAGAGCGCGCTTCGTGAAGAGGGGACCTTCGTCGACCTGGGCAAAAAGGTCGGCCTGAGCGAGCGCCAGGTCGAGCGCGCCCTCGCCAGCGACACCTACCAGAAGCGCCTCGAAGAGGACATCAAGCAGGCCCAGAAGGTGGGCGCGCGCGGCACGCCGACCTTCTTCATCAACGGCGTGCAGCTCGTGGGCGCCCAGCCGTTTTCGGCCTTCGAGGCCGTGATCGACGAGCAAATTGAGGTCGCCGAGAAGCTTCAAAAAGACAAGAAAGTCTCCGGCGAGAAGCTCTACGAGGCGGCCGTGGCCTACAACAAGGCCAACGCCCCCAGCCCCGAAGCCGGCGCCGGCGCCGGCGACGAGGAGCCGGCGCCGCGCGTCGACACCAGCAAGCTGAGCGTCGACAAGGATCAGGTCAGAGGCCCGGCCGACGCCAAGGTCACCGTCTTCGTCTTCTCCGATTTCCAGTGCCCCTACTGCCGCATGGGCGCCCAGCGCTTCGACGAGGCGCTCGAGAACGTCAAAGACGAGGTCAAGGTGGTCTACAAGCACTACCCGCTGCCGTTCCACAAAGAGGCCGAGCCCGCCGCCAAGGCGGCCATGGCCGCCGGCGAGCAGGGCAAGTTCTGGGCGATGCACGACCTGCTCTTCCAGAATCAGCAGCGCCTGACCGAAGAGGGCATCTACGCCGAGCTGGCTAAAAAACTCGGCCTCGACGTCGAGAAGTTCGAAAAGGACATGGGTAAAAAGGCCTACGACGAGCAGATCGCCGCAGACATGAAGCAAGGTGACGCCATCGGCGTGCGCGGCACCCCGTCGTTCTTCATCGACGGCACCCGCGTCGTCGGCGCCCAGCAGCCCGAGACGTTCGAGAAGGCCATCAAAGAGGCGCTCTCGGAAAAGCAGTAA
- a CDS encoding DUF1015 domain-containing protein, which yields MAEIKGFRAIRYNLDELDEPADVLAPPYDVIDADEQAELYEKHPANVIRLVLNRQHDSDTAENSRYTRARRHLMDWLARGLLRQDNQPGLYAHHQTFTDAHGNEHTRKGFLGAVRLATYDEEVVLPHERTLRGPKVDRLELMKACDANMSPIFFLYDDPERKVDALLEANLEESQELDVTTDHDGIRHRTWPVFDADAQAEIARVLEDSQLLIADGHHRYETALAYRDFRREVAEESVENAPYEYVMAFMVNIHDPGLQVFGTHRVVHGVEDFDMGELLSALEDSEVFKVRRLSKEHVDEPLHLNDQLTEAGESAPSFMLLSQEAEGPILVQYTGDESADIFDEETPDQVRRLDVAILHEGIIDRMLGINKEAQEAKTNLRYIKKLDGAVAARKDDDVQLVVLMNPTPVEQVVEVCQSGGKMPQKSTFFYPKILSGLTINPL from the coding sequence ATGGCAGAAATCAAAGGCTTTCGCGCAATTCGCTACAACCTCGATGAACTCGACGAGCCGGCCGACGTACTCGCGCCGCCGTACGACGTCATCGACGCCGACGAGCAAGCCGAGCTCTACGAGAAGCATCCGGCGAACGTGATTCGGCTCGTGCTCAACCGTCAGCATGACAGCGACACGGCCGAGAATAGTCGGTACACCCGCGCCCGTCGCCACCTGATGGACTGGCTGGCGCGCGGCCTCCTGCGCCAGGACAACCAGCCGGGCCTGTACGCGCATCACCAGACCTTCACCGACGCACACGGCAACGAGCATACCCGCAAGGGCTTTTTGGGCGCGGTGCGCCTGGCGACGTACGACGAAGAGGTCGTGCTCCCTCACGAGCGCACCCTTCGGGGCCCCAAGGTCGATCGTCTCGAGCTGATGAAAGCTTGTGACGCGAACATGAGCCCGATCTTCTTCTTGTACGACGACCCCGAGCGCAAGGTCGACGCGCTTCTGGAGGCGAATCTCGAGGAGAGCCAAGAACTCGACGTGACCACCGATCACGACGGCATCCGCCACCGCACCTGGCCCGTCTTCGACGCCGACGCGCAGGCCGAAATCGCCCGCGTGCTCGAAGACTCCCAGCTCCTGATCGCCGACGGTCACCACCGCTACGAGACCGCGCTGGCCTACCGCGACTTCCGCCGTGAGGTCGCCGAAGAATCGGTCGAAAACGCCCCGTACGAGTACGTCATGGCGTTCATGGTCAATATCCACGACCCCGGCCTGCAGGTCTTCGGAACCCATCGAGTGGTCCACGGCGTCGAAGACTTCGACATGGGCGAGCTTCTGAGCGCACTCGAAGACTCCGAGGTCTTCAAAGTGCGTCGCCTCTCCAAAGAGCACGTCGACGAGCCGCTTCACCTGAACGACCAGCTCACCGAGGCCGGCGAGTCCGCGCCGAGCTTCATGCTGCTGTCCCAGGAGGCCGAAGGGCCGATCTTGGTGCAGTACACCGGCGACGAGTCCGCCGATATCTTCGATGAGGAGACCCCCGACCAGGTGCGCCGCCTCGACGTGGCCATCCTGCACGAGGGGATCATCGACCGGATGCTGGGCATCAACAAAGAAGCCCAGGAAGCCAAGACCAACCTGCGCTACATCAAAAAGCTCGACGGGGCTGTCGCCGCGCGCAAAGACGACGACGTCCAACTCGTCGTCTTGATGAACCCCACCCCCGTCGAGCAGGTCGTCGAGGTCTGCCAGTCGGGCGGCAAGATGCCCCAGAAGTCGACCTTCTTCTATCCGAAGATCCTGAGCGGCCTGACGATCAACCCGCTCTAA
- a CDS encoding MYXO-CTERM sorting domain-containing protein, translating to MTKQCQLAVHGLCISLLLLLAPGTLSAEWRAPNVHSIFSGSTFANGQSQNMGPAIRHTVEEYCDTLRFGLTMHAAVDGRRTQCGWGDRAANQVVAPAAGSCRQVGRELQGMQNQSGREYCDQSGDGWQYEPLDQVLRVEREMTFPEAYDSNLSVDTNVLSRWWERANLNLIMLERMPQTDNGDHGDRLITSLREACRSYDGHGGQFPSMPTFVLGMKHNPDDVSLYGGLLAAAGGTGQCCYDEDGCDIETDPAIDICTHIEDGRDEDKIRYDIAAQRYDCGGSAKLTETGAPDSTTLPNLECALAGKKCSGAFAPDPPTNFFGIFACIQVRPKDVPPEDFAVRYCHDDELNCHILTEGSGLEYVDENKTLYYLEGVNQNGTSYCSALGEGDATFEHWDCPNEGNPCDTGLPGRCGQGKISCDSGTEECVQTLAPMPEICNGLDDDCNGQVDNLSTSWDNQLFSVYDPTKLGDYDDDGVDREAIHCMERDVCTCQGGTLDYGGPGYEAHIMSWVPGTCVCGEGMAGESAGYTPAPSSDQQTQPRAGCSSATNGSATIAWMVFGLLGLMGLRRRGE from the coding sequence ATGACGAAACAATGCCAACTGGCTGTGCATGGGCTCTGTATCTCTCTTCTGTTGCTGCTCGCTCCTGGCACGTTGTCGGCCGAATGGCGCGCGCCCAACGTGCACTCGATCTTCTCGGGGAGCACCTTTGCCAACGGCCAATCGCAGAATATGGGCCCGGCGATTCGTCACACCGTCGAAGAGTATTGTGACACCCTGCGCTTCGGGCTGACGATGCACGCGGCGGTCGACGGCCGACGCACGCAATGCGGCTGGGGAGATCGAGCGGCCAACCAGGTCGTCGCCCCTGCCGCCGGCTCCTGCCGGCAAGTCGGCCGAGAACTCCAAGGTATGCAGAATCAATCCGGCCGCGAGTATTGCGACCAATCGGGCGACGGCTGGCAATATGAGCCGCTCGACCAGGTCCTGCGCGTCGAGCGCGAGATGACTTTTCCAGAAGCCTATGACTCCAACCTCTCGGTCGACACCAACGTCTTGTCTCGCTGGTGGGAGCGGGCCAACCTCAACCTGATCATGCTCGAGCGCATGCCCCAGACGGACAACGGCGACCACGGCGACCGCCTCATCACCTCGCTGCGCGAAGCGTGCCGAAGCTACGACGGCCACGGCGGCCAGTTTCCGTCGATGCCCACCTTCGTGCTCGGCATGAAGCACAACCCGGACGACGTCTCACTATACGGCGGGTTGTTGGCGGCTGCCGGCGGCACCGGCCAATGCTGCTACGATGAAGACGGCTGCGATATCGAGACCGATCCGGCCATCGACATCTGCACGCATATCGAAGACGGCCGTGACGAAGACAAGATCCGCTACGATATCGCCGCCCAACGCTACGACTGCGGTGGCTCGGCCAAGCTCACCGAGACCGGCGCTCCGGACTCTACGACGCTGCCCAACCTCGAGTGCGCCTTGGCCGGCAAAAAGTGTAGCGGAGCGTTCGCGCCCGATCCGCCCACCAACTTCTTCGGCATCTTTGCCTGCATCCAAGTGCGCCCCAAGGACGTGCCGCCCGAAGACTTCGCCGTGCGGTATTGCCACGACGACGAGCTGAACTGCCATATTTTGACCGAAGGCAGCGGCCTCGAGTACGTCGACGAGAACAAGACGCTGTACTACCTCGAGGGGGTCAACCAAAACGGCACCAGCTACTGCTCGGCCCTCGGCGAGGGCGACGCCACCTTCGAGCATTGGGATTGTCCCAACGAAGGAAATCCATGCGATACGGGCCTGCCGGGCCGGTGCGGCCAAGGCAAGATCTCGTGCGACAGCGGCACCGAAGAATGTGTGCAGACGCTCGCGCCGATGCCCGAGATCTGCAACGGCCTCGACGACGACTGCAACGGCCAGGTCGACAACTTGTCGACGAGTTGGGACAACCAGCTCTTCTCGGTCTACGACCCCACCAAACTCGGTGACTACGACGACGACGGCGTCGACCGCGAGGCGATCCACTGCATGGAGCGCGACGTGTGCACCTGCCAGGGCGGCACGCTCGACTACGGCGGGCCGGGCTACGAAGCCCACATCATGAGCTGGGTGCCCGGCACGTGCGTGTGCGGCGAGGGTATGGCCGGCGAGTCGGCCGGCTACACGCCCGCGCCCTCGTCCGATCAGCAGACGCAGCCGCGCGCCGGCTGCTCGTCGGCGACCAACGGTTCGGCAACGATCGCCTGGATGGTCTTCGGGTTGCTGGGGCTGATGGGATTGCGCCGCAGAGGAGAGTAG
- the dnaX gene encoding DNA polymerase III subunit gamma/tau: MSYVVLARKWRPKYFEEVVGQEHVARTLKNSLEQDRVAHAYLFCGTRGVGKTTTARILAKALNCEKGPTPTPCYECSSCKEIHEGQSVDVFEIDGASNRGINEIRELREGVRYAPSRDRYKIYIIDEVHMLTNEAFNALLKTLEEPPEHAHFIFATTEPQKIPVTILSRCQRFDFKRISQHDIVDHLTHLCEAEEIDSEKAALQLIARQANGGMRDALSLMDQVISFAGDSFDEAQVAQILGVANRKHLFELSEAIISRNAEAALEVLDEVNRYGYDLQQFASELVTHFRDLVVTAVVENPDRVTNLTESELGIAREQVDGTPTDLLHRYFSVMADGAQEMTRSPYPKLLFEMTLVRMSSLEPLVGLDLLVDRLQSLEGTLEDDVDMDAVAAADAQQAHQAKKKIPRRNEVEKTPAETANDGGESIKPEPVTKPEPVTATEPDPEPGTRHPEPGTRHPETGDRHPEPGDRHPEPGTRHPETGARHPEPGTRHPEPGTRHPEPGTRKPETVTKPEPVTKPEPVTEPEPVAEPEPVAEPKPSTDTNERDALLAEPPRERWRALVEHIRKDTQPVAATCEHARLHQFDDGKVVIEIKPNYIELFREGDRPERVADAIKDALADLFSGEWSLEIKLPELDEPVSPEELTLYEEREADRVARKQQLEEDLKHHPTVEAARELFNPEKERVAVELHDE; this comes from the coding sequence ATGTCCTACGTAGTCCTCGCCAGAAAGTGGCGCCCAAAATACTTCGAAGAAGTCGTCGGCCAGGAGCATGTGGCGCGCACGCTCAAGAACTCTCTCGAGCAAGACCGCGTGGCGCATGCTTACCTGTTCTGCGGCACGCGCGGCGTCGGCAAGACGACCACGGCGCGTATCCTCGCGAAGGCGCTCAACTGCGAGAAGGGGCCCACGCCGACGCCGTGCTACGAATGCTCGTCGTGCAAAGAGATCCACGAGGGCCAGTCGGTCGACGTCTTCGAGATCGACGGTGCGTCGAACCGTGGCATCAACGAGATCCGCGAGCTTCGCGAGGGTGTGCGCTATGCGCCCAGCCGCGACCGCTACAAGATCTACATCATCGACGAAGTCCACATGCTCACCAACGAGGCCTTCAACGCCCTGTTGAAGACCCTCGAGGAGCCGCCCGAGCACGCGCACTTCATCTTCGCGACCACCGAGCCGCAGAAGATCCCGGTGACCATCCTGAGCCGGTGCCAGCGCTTCGACTTCAAACGCATCAGCCAGCACGACATCGTCGATCACCTCACCCACCTGTGTGAGGCCGAGGAGATCGACTCGGAGAAGGCCGCCCTGCAGCTCATCGCCCGCCAGGCCAACGGCGGCATGCGCGACGCGCTGAGCCTGATGGACCAGGTCATCAGCTTCGCCGGCGACTCGTTCGACGAGGCGCAGGTCGCCCAGATCTTGGGCGTGGCCAACCGCAAGCACCTCTTCGAGCTGAGCGAGGCGATCATCTCGCGCAACGCCGAGGCCGCGCTCGAGGTCCTCGACGAGGTCAACCGCTACGGCTACGACCTGCAGCAATTCGCCAGCGAATTGGTCACCCACTTTCGCGACCTGGTGGTCACCGCCGTGGTCGAGAACCCCGACCGGGTCACCAACCTGACCGAAAGCGAGCTGGGCATCGCCCGAGAGCAGGTCGACGGCACGCCCACCGACCTGTTGCACCGTTACTTCTCGGTCATGGCCGACGGCGCCCAGGAGATGACGCGCTCGCCGTACCCGAAGCTGCTGTTCGAGATGACGCTGGTGCGTATGTCGAGCCTCGAGCCGCTCGTCGGCCTCGACCTGCTCGTCGACCGGCTGCAGTCGCTCGAGGGGACGCTCGAGGACGACGTCGACATGGACGCGGTGGCGGCGGCCGACGCGCAGCAGGCCCACCAAGCCAAAAAAAAAATTCCGCGGCGGAATGAAGTAGAGAAGACGCCGGCGGAAACCGCCAATGATGGTGGTGAGTCGATAAAGCCGGAGCCGGTCACGAAGCCGGAGCCGGTCACGGCCACGGAGCCGGATCCGGAGCCCGGCACCCGGCACCCGGAGCCCGGCACCCGGCACCCGGAGACCGGAGACCGGCACCCGGAGCCCGGAGACCGGCACCCGGAACCCGGCACCCGGCACCCGGAGACCGGAGCTCGGCACCCGGAGCCCGGCACCCGGCACCCGGAGCCCGGCACCCGGCACCCGGAGCCCGGCACCCGGAAACCGGAAACGGTCACGAAGCCGGAGCCGGTCACGAAGCCGGAGCCGGTCACGGAGCCGGAGCCGGTCGCGGAGCCGGAGCCGGTCGCGGAGCCGAAGCCTTCCACGGACACCAACGAGCGCGACGCGCTCCTCGCCGAGCCGCCCCGTGAGCGTTGGCGCGCGCTGGTCGAGCATATTCGCAAGGATACGCAGCCGGTGGCCGCCACCTGCGAGCACGCCCGACTCCATCAATTCGACGACGGCAAGGTCGTCATCGAGATCAAGCCCAACTACATCGAGCTGTTCCGTGAGGGCGATCGTCCCGAGCGCGTCGCCGACGCCATCAAAGACGCCCTGGCCGACCTGTTCAGCGGTGAGTGGTCCCTCGAGATCAAGCTGCCCGAGCTCGACGAGCCCGTCTCTCCCGAAGAGCTGACGCTGTATGAGGAGCGCGAGGCCGACCGCGTCGCGCGCAAGCAGCAGCTCGAAGAAGATCTCAAGCATCACCCGACCGTCGAAGCCGCGCGCGAGCTCTTCAATCCCGAGAAAGAGCGCGTGGCGGTGGAGTTGCACGACGAGTAG
- the gap gene encoding type I glyceraldehyde-3-phosphate dehydrogenase, with product MAIRIGINGFGRIGRCVGRILMDDPDVELVAVNDLTSPEQLAYLFKYDTVHRKYDGNVEVTEDGLNIGGTDVKVMSERDPANLGWGDLGVDYVFECTGFFRKREDAQKHLDAGADFVLVSAPGKGLDLSVVYGVNHKDIDVDNMQIIDVASCTTNCLAPVAKVLNDTFGIENGLMTTVHAYTNNQALLDSPHKKDFRRGRAAAQNMVPTSTGAAVAVSRVIPELEGKLNGMAVRVPTPDVSLIDLVCQFEKSVSVDTVNDALTEAANGDLKGVLGVTSDPVVSTDLMGDPHSSVVDLESTMSSGDKMAKVVSWYDNEWGFSNRMVDVVKYVASQK from the coding sequence ATGGCCATTCGCATCGGAATTAACGGTTTTGGTCGCATTGGACGCTGCGTCGGACGCATCCTCATGGACGATCCGGACGTCGAACTGGTGGCGGTCAACGATCTGACCAGCCCCGAACAGCTCGCCTACCTGTTCAAGTACGACACGGTCCACCGCAAGTATGACGGCAACGTCGAAGTGACCGAGGACGGCCTGAATATCGGCGGCACCGACGTCAAAGTGATGTCGGAGCGCGACCCGGCGAACCTGGGCTGGGGCGACCTGGGCGTCGACTACGTGTTCGAATGCACCGGCTTTTTCCGAAAGCGCGAAGACGCCCAGAAGCACCTCGACGCCGGCGCCGACTTCGTGCTGGTCTCGGCACCGGGCAAAGGCCTCGACCTGTCGGTGGTCTACGGGGTCAACCACAAGGACATCGACGTCGACAACATGCAGATCATCGACGTGGCCAGCTGCACGACCAACTGCCTGGCCCCGGTCGCCAAGGTGCTCAACGACACCTTCGGCATCGAGAACGGCCTGATGACGACCGTGCACGCCTACACCAACAACCAGGCGCTGCTCGACTCGCCGCACAAGAAGGACTTCCGCCGCGGCCGCGCCGCCGCCCAGAACATGGTGCCGACGTCGACCGGCGCTGCGGTGGCCGTCAGCCGCGTCATCCCCGAGCTCGAGGGCAAGCTCAACGGCATGGCCGTGCGCGTGCCCACCCCGGACGTCTCGCTCATCGACCTGGTCTGCCAGTTCGAAAAGAGCGTCAGCGTCGACACGGTCAACGACGCACTGACCGAAGCGGCCAACGGCGACCTCAAGGGCGTGCTCGGCGTCACCTCCGATCCGGTGGTCAGCACCGACCTGATGGGCGACCCGCACTCCTCGGTCGTCGACCTCGAGTCGACGATGTCCTCGGGCGACAAGATGGCCAAAGTCGTCAGCTGGTACGACAACGAGTGGGGCTTCTCCAACCGCATGGTCGACGTGGTCAAGTACGTCGCTTCGCAGAAGTGA